TACTACATATCTGGCACTTACCAAAGTGAGTGAATCATTTGGTTTGGGTCATGATGCCATTGCCGGTTTGAAAATGTTGTTCAAAGATTCACCCGATCACTTCAAGATGATTTTGTCGAAGCCAGATTCCGGCACCGTATCTGCGGCACTTGCCGGCGATGCTGCTTCACAAAACTATATCAACAAATACCTGCTGCTGCCTGGCATCACCATGTACTTTGCCGGACAGTGGATTGTAAACCTCAATTACTGGGGTTGTAACCAGTACATTACCCAACGTGCTTTGGGGGCAGATTTAAAAACTGCCCGTACGGGTATTTTGTTTGCCGCCTTCCTCAAACTGATGATGCCCATCATCGTGATGTTGCCCGGTATTGCAGCGTATGTGTTGCATCGCAATGGCGGCCTCGAAGGTTTTAATGGTGTAAAAGACACAGCCTATTCTTCTGTGCTGGCCTTTTTGCCCGAAGGCCTGAAAGGCTTGTCTGTAGCGGCTTTAACCGCAGCCATCGTTGCCTCATTGGCGGGTAAGCTCAACAGTATTTCTACCATCTTTACATTAGATGTGTACAAGAAATACCTGAACAAAGAAGCGGATGAAAACAAACAGGTTTGGGTTGGCCGATTAACGGTGCTGGTAGCTATGATATTGGCCATTGCCTTTACCTGGAAAGACCTGTTGGGCATTGGTGGCGAAGGTGGTTTTACTTTCATTCAGAAATATACCGGCTTCATTAGTCCGGGTGTATTTGCCATGTTTATTTTGGGTATGTTCTGGAAGCGTACTACGGGTACTGCAGCCGTGGCCGGTTTGCTTACCGGTTTCTTGCTGGCAATATTCTTCAACAGCTATGCCATCAATATTTTTGGTACAGAAACCTTGCTGTACACCGCTTTCCCGAATGGTAAAGGGGCTTATGAAATTCCGTTCCAAATCAACATGGGCTGGTCGTTTTTCTTTACCATGCTGGTGATGATTGTACTGAGCCTGGTAGGCAAAGGCGGCGAACAAAAAGCCTTTGTACTGGATAAAGCCATGTTCAAAGTACAGCCCATTCACACAGTCATGATTGTAGCCATTTTGCTCATCATTACTGCCTTGTATGCTTATCTCTGGTAATTACGTAGATTGAATACATGCAACAACGCCTGCTGTCTTCTGATGGCAGGCGTTGTGGTTTTGTAGAGCGGTTGCATCTTGTTTTCTTTGCGCCACTATGAACGCCAGCAATACCAAAGCTTACCTGTTCGATTTGAACGGTACCATGATTGATGACATGCATTATCATATACAAGCATGGCATGAAATACTTTGCTCGCATGGCGCAGCGCTGAGCCTTGCAGAGGTAAAACTGCAGTGTTATGGCAAGAATGATGAATTGCTTGAACGTATTTTCCCCGGTCGTTTTTCTGCTGCAGAAAAAACAGCCATGAGCTATGCCAAAGAAGAAGCGTATCAGGCCGCATTTAAACCGCAGCTGAAGTTGCTCGATGGTTTGGGCGATTATCTGGAGGCCGCTAAAATGCAAGGAATCCGCATGGCCATTGGTTCTGCTGCTATCATGTTCAATATCGATTTTGTGTTGGACAATTTGCACATCCGTCACTATTTCGATGTATTGGTAAGTGCCGATGATGTGCAGCAAAGCAAGCCCGACCCGGAAACCTATCTCAAGTGTGCAGCGGCATTGCAGGTGGCGCCACAGCATTGTGTGGTGTACGAAGATTCACCCAAAGGAGTGGAGAGCGCTGAAAGGGCCGGTATGTCATCTGTGGTGTTGCTTACCCTGCATGAAGTGCATGAGTTTGTACAGTTTGAAAAAGTACTGTGCCATGTGCCAGATTACAAAGGACTGGCATTGCAGTAAATACTTGACCACGAAGACTCGAAGAAGGCGCAAAGGGCACAAAGTATTTTCGAGTTAATTGACATTGTGTTCATCGTGCAATCCTTGTGTCTTGGTGGTTTAATGCCTGGAAGCGCTAATCAAATTTGCAACCCGTACGAACGCAATCTCTGGCGCCACCCATGATGCGGTAGAGCAAAGTAAATTCGAAGCCTCCCCGCAATTGTGAAGCCACGGTGAGCTTTGAAATATTGGCATCATAACTGGCCCCCACACTCCACTGATTGAAGTTGAGTTTTATGACGGGGCAAATGGCATCAGCCCAACGATAAATGGCACCCATGGTAAGGCTTACGCCCTGGTCGCTTTCGCCGGTTTCGTTGTACAGCCATTTTTTATACAGGGCACTGATGAGTACTTCGTTGTGTGGCTGCTGCCAAATTACATCGGCATGAAAAATAATGCGGTCATCCATATCATTGATGGCTGTAGCCAAGCCGCCACTCAGGGTGAGTTTCATGGGCAGTTTGCTATCAATACTGTTGGCAGCACCAAAGCCAACGGATGGTTTGTTGATGTGGTGCAACGCCACACCTGTGTACCATTGCATAGATGCGTACTGGTTACCACCATTGAGCGAAAGCCCGGCACTCAAATCGAAATAATTTCTGCCGGAGTTGATGATGGG
The Phnomibacter ginsenosidimutans genome window above contains:
- a CDS encoding sodium:solute symporter family transporter; amino-acid sequence: MNNKLVMTDFIVFGIYFVLLAAYGYMIYRKKKKQETSATHDFFLAEGSLTWWAIGASLIASNISAEQFIGMSGDGFFVGTAVAAYEWIAAIALIIIAVWFMPVYLKNKIYTMPQFLKTRYNESVALIMAVFWLFLYVFVNLTSILYLGAVAINGLAGGEYLHFIMIALAVMGLIITLGGMKVIGFTDVLQVGVLILGGLATTYLALTKVSESFGLGHDAIAGLKMLFKDSPDHFKMILSKPDSGTVSAALAGDAASQNYINKYLLLPGITMYFAGQWIVNLNYWGCNQYITQRALGADLKTARTGILFAAFLKLMMPIIVMLPGIAAYVLHRNGGLEGFNGVKDTAYSSVLAFLPEGLKGLSVAALTAAIVASLAGKLNSISTIFTLDVYKKYLNKEADENKQVWVGRLTVLVAMILAIAFTWKDLLGIGGEGGFTFIQKYTGFISPGVFAMFILGMFWKRTTGTAAVAGLLTGFLLAIFFNSYAINIFGTETLLYTAFPNGKGAYEIPFQINMGWSFFFTMLVMIVLSLVGKGGEQKAFVLDKAMFKVQPIHTVMIVAILLIITALYAYLW
- a CDS encoding PorP/SprF family type IX secretion system membrane protein, which translates into the protein MRTLFIRLLMLPLLLASAPLLGQDIHFTQLYESPFLRNPSLAGIYNGQLRASAVFRNQWQSVTVPYKTMGAAVEYKLNGLCEDDLENINLGIQVMRDEAGDSKLQRTQLQAAISYRRKLSNQLYIAGGFLAGPVSSSFDPRGLKWDDQFVNGVFDPTQPTRQPIINSGRNYFDLSAGLSLNGGNQYASMQWYTGVALHHINKPSVGFGAANSIDSKLPMKLTLSGGLATAINDMDDRIIFHADVIWQQPHNEVLISALYKKWLYNETGESDQGVSLTMGAIYRWADAICPVIKLNFNQWSVGASYDANISKLTVASQLRGGFEFTLLYRIMGGARDCVRTGCKFD
- a CDS encoding HAD family hydrolase — encoded protein: MNASNTKAYLFDLNGTMIDDMHYHIQAWHEILCSHGAALSLAEVKLQCYGKNDELLERIFPGRFSAAEKTAMSYAKEEAYQAAFKPQLKLLDGLGDYLEAAKMQGIRMAIGSAAIMFNIDFVLDNLHIRHYFDVLVSADDVQQSKPDPETYLKCAAALQVAPQHCVVYEDSPKGVESAERAGMSSVVLLTLHEVHEFVQFEKVLCHVPDYKGLALQ